AGGAGGTGGTCCGCCAGGTCGAGCAGGTCGGTGCGACGGCGGAGCGGCGGTAGGGTGATCTCGACGACGTTCAGGCGGTAGAGGAGGTCCTCGCGGAACGAGCCGCCCGCGACGGCCGCCTCGAGGTCGCGATTGGTGGCGGCGATCAGGCGTACGTCGGCCGCGCGGGTCTTGGCGTCGCCCACCCGCTCGTACTTCTTCTCCTGGAGGAACCGGAGCAGCTTGGGCTGCAGCGGCGTGGGCAGGTCGCCCACCTCGTCGAGGAACAGGGCGCCCCCCTCGGCCGCGGCGACCTTGCCGGCGGCGTCGCGGACGGCGCCCGTGAAGGCCCCCCGCACGTGGCCGAACAGCTCGCCTTCCAGCAGGTCCGCATTGAGGCTGGGGCAGCTCACCGTGACGAACGGGCCGTCGGCCCGCCCGCTCCAGGCGTGCAGGGCCCGCGCCAGCACGCCCTTGCCGGTCCCGCTCTCGCCGCGCAGCAGCACGGCCGCGTCGGCGGGGGCCACCCGACGCGCCAGGTCGAAGGCCCGCCGCATCGAGGGATCGGGGCTGTCCAGCTCGGCCTCGGGGATCTCGGCCCGGACCCGCTCTTCAAGGTCGGCGACGCGGTCGCGAAGACCTCGCACCCGGGCGACCCGCTCCAGGACGGCGCGGACCTGGGCGGGGGTGAAAGGCTTGGGCAGGTAATCGAAGGCCCCGCGCCGCATCGCCTGCACGGCCGAGTCGATCGAGGCGTAGGCGGTGATGACGACGATCGCCAGCCGGGGCGTCTGGCCCAGGAGCGGCTCGAGGAGTTCCAGGCCGGATTCGTCCCCGAGGCGTACGTCGACCAACGCCACGTCGAAGGACCGCCGGCCGACGAGTTCGAGCGCCTCGGCCCCCGAGCCCGCCTCCTCGACGGCGTGGCCGACCGCTTCGAAGGTCGCGCGCAAGGTGCGCCGGATGTTCGGCTCGTCGTCGACGATCAGGATGTGCATGGCCGTCCCAAACTCCGGTCTTCCTCGCGAGCCCGCCCGACGTTCCATTGTCCACCGACTCGTGGGCCGGGCAAGGGCGGCTCGGCGTTCGCCATCCGGGCCGGATCGCGGCTCAACCGCGCCGGCACCGATCTTCGGCCGTCCTTCGGACCGCTCGCAGGGCGTCGAGGGTCCGCCCCCCGCTGCCGTCGTCGCTGCGTCGGGCGGAGGCGATCATCTCGTTCCAGCGTCTCAGGTCGGTGGTGGAGATCTTCCGGACGCTCGAATCCTTGGCCCATTCATGGCCGATGATCCTGCCCAGCTCGGCGACCTGCGCGGCGACGGATTGCCGGGCCGCTTCCGATTTCACCGCGCCCACGGTCACCTCGCCGAACTTGCGCCAGCCGTCCGACATCATGTTGCCGTCGTAGAAGGTCCGGACCCAGCCCCGGTACTGGCCCCAGGTCTGCACCTCCTGGTTCGAGCGATCGCTCCGGTAGGCCGCGAACGACTCGACGTCGTCGGGCGCGTTCGACGGCGCGGCCCTCGGGGCGACCGCGGCCGCGTCTTCCGTGGCGGCGGCTTCGGGGGCGGGCGTGCAAAGCGAGAGCAGGGTCATCAGGGCCGCCCAACCGCCGGCCCGCCTGGCGTGATCCATCTTTCTCTCCTTCCGAGTCTCGTGGTTCGTCTTTGCCGATCATGCTCACCGCATTCATCTCCATGCGGGACCCGATCGGACGAAATCCGATCGCCCGCCGGCGTCTCCCCTCGTCGGACGCCTCGCCCGGAAAATCCGTCGCGGGCCGACGTCCGTTCGGTTCGTCGATGGTGATAACCCCCTGACAGGGCCGGGCGTCGGCTCGATACGAGACCTCGCAGCGGGAGTTTCGCCATGACGTGGTTCTACTGCCTGATCGCCGCGTTCGGGATGGCCGGGAAGGATGCCGCGGAGACGACGGATTGGATGAAGCCGGCGACGTGGCGGGGGAATTTCTGGGGGCCGGCGGCGACCCGCGCCCGGTCGACCGGAGAACTTCCGCCGCTCCCGACCAACCCGGCGATGACCCGTTGGGCGGATTGGGGCAAGGCCGTGCTCCGGGACGGGGACGTCGTCTTCCGGCTCGGCGACGCGAAGGCCCTGGGGGGCGCGTTCCCGCTCAGTCGGTTCATCTCCGCCGCCACGGGCAGCCGCTTCTCCCACACCGGCATCGTCGCGCTGGAAGAGGGCTCGCCGGTGGTCTACGATTGCTCGTCCGACGGCGTCCAGCGCCAGCCGTTCGAGGTCTGGATGCTCGACTGCGTGGGCGACCTCGGCGTCAAGCGGCTCAGGGCCGAGCACCGGAAGCACGTCGCCGGCATCCTCGGCTACTGCCGCGAGCAGTTCGAGCGACAGCTCCCCTTCGACTTCGAGTTCCGGCCCGACGACGCCGCTTTCTACTGCGTCGAACTCACGGAGAAGGCGTACCGATCCCAGGGGCTGAAGCTCGCCGAGCCGGTGCGGATCGGCGACTGGGAGAACCTGGGCCGCTATCCGCTGACCGCCGTCGCGACGCCGTTCGCCAGCAAGCTGTTCCTGACCCGGCCGATCAGCCTGGAGCAGCCCGTCTACCTGCCCGGGAACGACCGCGAGGGGGTGTGGTCGTCCCCCCTGCTGGAGAACGTCTACAGCGGGGAGACCCGAACGGACGCGAGGGCGAAGGCCGCCCGCATCGACCTGCGGGGAGACCTGGACATGATCTGGTACGCGGTCGCCTCGTTCCGCAACCGGGTGAACGCCGTCGCGACCACGCCCGTCCCGGCCGCGAAGCCGCAAGCGGCCCCCTGAACACAGACCGACTGCGACGCGGGGCGATCGACCGGGGGCGTCGGGTCGACGCCCCGCATGGATCGCCGCGCGTCGTCGAACATACGGTCGTCGGTTCGGTCCGGGAGGGGATGACCCTTTACCGGCCGTTTCGACGCGCGTTACAGTCCGCGGTCAAGGCGGCCGTCCAGCACGTCGACGCAGAGGACTCGCCGCCCGGCTCGATGAACGGACGGGTCGAACTGATCAAGCCGGCCCTGGTCGACGCCCGGCGACAAGCTCGACGTCGTCATCAAGGCGAACGTCCGGCGCCGCGTCGGCCAGCTCGGGATCATGGGGCCGGTCCTCCCGGGGAAGCTCAAGTCCGGCGGCCCCAAGGTCGTCGGCGGCGTCGACGACCTGGCCTCGGGCGAGGTCGAGATCCTCGCCTGAGCGGACGCGCCGCAGCGTCCCCCATCGCGGAAAACACCGAGAAAGCAGAAAATCACGATGCGAAATCGATCCGGATTGGCGGTCGCCTGGCTGGTCTTCGCCCTCGCGGCGATGCAGGGCGAGCCGGCCCGCGCGCAGTGGGATTTCCCCGGCGGGTTCGGCGACTGGGGCTGGGGGGGGTGGGGAGGCGGAGCGACCGTGGCGGGAGACCAGGCGCGGGGCCTGGGGACGTTCGCGCAGGGGGCCGGCTTCTACAACAAGCAGACCGCCATCGCCGACTCGATCAACGTCGATACGGTCATGCGCTGGAACGACTACGTCTTCGAGTCGCAGAGGCTCGCGAACCAGGCCCGGCTCCGGAGGATGGCGCAGCGGCGCGAGGCGAACACCGAACGCCTCGAAGACGCCCAGAAGCGCCTGCGGGATCAGCCCACGCCGCGCGACGTCACCCAGGGCGACGCGCTCAACGCCGCCCTGGACGAGATCAACAATCCCCGGATCTACGCCAAGGCCCTCCGCGCGGCGACGGTCCGGGTCGGCGGCGACGTCATCCGGAACATCCCGTTCCGGTACAACGCCGCCATGATCACGATCGGCCTGCACCAGCTGGCCACGGACGCCCTGCCCGCGCCCCTCCTCAGGCCCGAGTTCGCGAAGGACTTCGAGGCGATCAAGGCCCTCGACCTGCAGATCCTCGCCCAGGTCGACGAGAACGAGGCGGCCGATCCCGCGACCGTCCGGAAACTGCTGGACGCCATCTACGACGCCGAGGGGACGGCCGCCGCGATCCTGCCTCGCGGCAGCCTCGACCAGAAGCAGGCCGACCGCTACCTGAAGGCCCTGCACGGCCTGGTCGTCATGCTCAAGGCCCCCAACATCGAGTCGCTCGCGGCGGGCGCCGACAGGCGACCCGACGCGACCCTCGGCGAACTCCTGACCTTCATGAACGCGTTCAACCTGCGCTTCGGCGTGGCGTCGACCCCTACGCAGCGCGTCCACTACAACGCCCTGCACAGCCAGCTCGTCGCACTGCGAGACGAGGTCAGCCCGCCCACGGGCGTCATGGCGACGATCACGAGCCTCCCCGGCTCCGCGAGCAGCTGGATCCAGGGCTTCTTCTCGGGGATGAGCTACGACGACCTGCGGAAGGCCGCCCCTCGACCGTAGCCGCGCCGCCGAAGTCCGACTCCTGGCGAAACCGACGCCGGCCGAATACCCTGGACCGACGGCGTCCGCGCCAGCGGCGCGAGGTCCAGGTATTCCTTCAGCCGGGGAGTCGTGGGATGGGGAAAGCGATCGTCTGCGCGGCCTGGCTCGGCGCCCTGGCGGCCTCGGCCCTCGCCCAGGAGAAGGGCCCGTCGCCGCCGAGCCCGGATTCCCAGTACCGGCTGGGGCCCGACTCCCTCCCCCAGGAGGGCGTCCCGAAGGGGGAGATCCGCGGGCCGTACACCCTCCCCAGCCAGGCCTACCCGGGCACCCAGCACACGTACTGGGTCTACGTCCCGGCGCAGTACGATCCCGCCGCGCCGGCGGCCCTGATGGTCTTCCAGGACGGCCAGGCGTTCAAGGACGAGAAGGGCGACATGCGGGCCCAGAACGTGATGGACAACCTGATCTACCGGCGCGAGATCCCGGTCATGATCGGCGTCTTCATCAACCCGGGCCGACGGCCCGACCAGCCCGAGCCGACCCCCCGGAACTGGGGCGACCGCGACACCAACCGGCCGACCGAATACAACTCGCTCGACGACCGGTACGCGCGGGTGATCACCGAGGAGCTGACCCCGGCCCTGCGGAAGGACTTCGCCATCTCGGACGACCCCGAGATGCACGGCATCGGCGGGTCGAGCTCGGGGGCCATCGCGGCGTTCACCGTCGCCTGGGAGCGGCCGGACCACTTCCGCAAGGTGCTGAGCAACGTCGGCAGCTTCGTGGACCTGCGCGGCGGTCACGTCTATCCGGAGAAGGTCATGGAGGCCGACAAGAAGCCGATCCGGGTCTACCTCTGCGACGGCCGCAACGACAACCGCGGCCTCCGCGGCGGCAAGTACGACGAGAAGCGGGACTGGTTCCTCCAGAACGTCCGTCTGATGAAGGCCCTGACGCAGAAGGGCTACGACGTGAACTACGCCTGGGGCATGAACGGCCACGGACAGAAGTTCGGCGGCGCGATCCTGCCCGACATGATGCGTTGGCTCTGGCGCGACGGCCCGGTCTCCACCGACCCGAACGACGCCGTCGAACGCGGCTTCCGGCCGCCGGCCGCGAAGAAAGAATGAGGAGCGCCGGCTGGGCGCCGCCCCTTTGACGGCGGTCGCGGGGGGCGACACAATCGGGGCGATCCTCGCCCGGAACGACCCGACCAGGAACCGGAGAGCCCGACCATGACGCGACGCCTGCTCCTCATCCCGGCCTTGATCCTCGCATTCGCCGCCCCGGGGGCGACCGGCCGCGCCGAGGACGGGGGCTGGACTCCGCTCTTCGACGGCAAGTCGCTCGACGGCTGGAAGGTCAACGGCGGTCGCGCCGAGTACCGGGTCGAGGGCGGGGCGATCGTCGGCAAGACGGTGGAGGGGAGCCCGAACACCTTCCTCTGCAAGGGGGACTTCAAGGACTTCGTGCTGGAGCTGGAGGTCCGCTGCGACCCCCGGCTCAACTCGGGCGTGCAGGTCCGCAGCCACGAGAACCGCCAGCGGGCGGGCGTCGTCTACGGCCCCCAGTGCGAGGTCGCCCGCAAGGAGACCGGCACGGCGGGACGGTTCTACGACGAGGGCCGCCGGGGCCAGTGGCTGGCCGAGATCGAGCCGGCGGCGAAGGCCGCCTTCGACGACGACGGCTGGAACCGCTACCGGATCGTCGTGCAGGGCGACCGCTACCGATCGTGGATCAACGGCGCGCCGGCCAGCGACTTCCGGGACGGGAAGGACGAGCGCGGCCTCATCGGGCTGCAGGTCCACGGCATCGCCAAGGGCGAGGGGCCGTACGAGGTCCGCTGGCGCGACGTCCGCATCCGCGAGCTGAAGCCGGGCGAAAAGGTCGCCTCGGCGGCGACGCCCGGCCCGCGGGTCCGTCGCGACGTCGCCTACGCCGGGACGACGAACCCTCGGCAGACGCTCGACGTGTTCGCGCCGGCCGACGGAGATCGTCATCCCATCGTCTTCTGGATCCACGGAGGCGGCTGGCAGGCGGGCGACAAGGCCGAGGTGCAGGTGAAGCCCCAGGCGTTCGTGGATCGGGGCTGCGTCTTCGTCTCGGCGGGCTACCGATTGATCCCCGAGGCGACGATCGACGAGATGGCCGGCGACCTGGCGAAGGCCCTGCGCCACGTCCGCGACCACGCCGGAGAGTACGGCGGCGACCCCGACGCGGTCTTCGTGATGGGCCACTCCGCCGGGGCCC
The DNA window shown above is from Paludisphaera mucosa and carries:
- a CDS encoding sigma-54-dependent transcriptional regulator produces the protein MHILIVDDEPNIRRTLRATFEAVGHAVEEAGSGAEALELVGRRSFDVALVDVRLGDESGLELLEPLLGQTPRLAIVVITAYASIDSAVQAMRRGAFDYLPKPFTPAQVRAVLERVARVRGLRDRVADLEERVRAEIPEAELDSPDPSMRRAFDLARRVAPADAAVLLRGESGTGKGVLARALHAWSGRADGPFVTVSCPSLNADLLEGELFGHVRGAFTGAVRDAAGKVAAAEGGALFLDEVGDLPTPLQPKLLRFLQEKKYERVGDAKTRAADVRLIAATNRDLEAAVAGGSFREDLLYRLNVVEITLPPLRRRTDLLDLADHLLGFFARQTARRLDRFTPEARAALARHPWPGNLRELRNAVERAAMLAEGPEIGLADLPERIAIPPADPAHVAVEVGAPISLERLEVEHIRRVTAAAPSLEAAARILGMDPSTLYRKRKQFGI
- a CDS encoding YiiX/YebB-like N1pC/P60 family cysteine hydrolase, with product MTWFYCLIAAFGMAGKDAAETTDWMKPATWRGNFWGPAATRARSTGELPPLPTNPAMTRWADWGKAVLRDGDVVFRLGDAKALGGAFPLSRFISAATGSRFSHTGIVALEEGSPVVYDCSSDGVQRQPFEVWMLDCVGDLGVKRLRAEHRKHVAGILGYCREQFERQLPFDFEFRPDDAAFYCVELTEKAYRSQGLKLAEPVRIGDWENLGRYPLTAVATPFASKLFLTRPISLEQPVYLPGNDREGVWSSPLLENVYSGETRTDARAKAARIDLRGDLDMIWYAVASFRNRVNAVATTPVPAAKPQAAP
- a CDS encoding alpha/beta hydrolase, whose protein sequence is MGKAIVCAAWLGALAASALAQEKGPSPPSPDSQYRLGPDSLPQEGVPKGEIRGPYTLPSQAYPGTQHTYWVYVPAQYDPAAPAALMVFQDGQAFKDEKGDMRAQNVMDNLIYRREIPVMIGVFINPGRRPDQPEPTPRNWGDRDTNRPTEYNSLDDRYARVITEELTPALRKDFAISDDPEMHGIGGSSSGAIAAFTVAWERPDHFRKVLSNVGSFVDLRGGHVYPEKVMEADKKPIRVYLCDGRNDNRGLRGGKYDEKRDWFLQNVRLMKALTQKGYDVNYAWGMNGHGQKFGGAILPDMMRWLWRDGPVSTDPNDAVERGFRPPAAKKE
- a CDS encoding family 16 glycoside hydrolase, whose product is MTRRLLLIPALILAFAAPGATGRAEDGGWTPLFDGKSLDGWKVNGGRAEYRVEGGAIVGKTVEGSPNTFLCKGDFKDFVLELEVRCDPRLNSGVQVRSHENRQRAGVVYGPQCEVARKETGTAGRFYDEGRRGQWLAEIEPAAKAAFDDDGWNRYRIVVQGDRYRSWINGAPASDFRDGKDERGLIGLQVHGIAKGEGPYEVRWRDVRIRELKPGEKVASAATPGPRVRRDVAYAGTTNPRQTLDVFAPADGDRHPIVFWIHGGGWQAGDKAEVQVKPQAFVDRGCVFVSAGYRLIPEATIDEMAGDLAKALRHVRDHAGEYGGDPDAVFVMGHSAGAQLAALLCTDLRYLEAEGLSPAMLKGCVPVDGDTYDVPLQVATVEDRRAQSYRRKFGDEASQRRLSPIAHVASGKGVPPFLILHVAGHPETTKQSNRLVEALKGAGVPATAFPAEGKDHGTINADLGAPGDAATKAVFAFLDEASKK